The Macrococcoides canis genome has a window encoding:
- a CDS encoding glycosyltransferase, which produces MRIRKRIQEIDQLLSKIERNEPLYIEDTVEESVQPIKNKGISVIVPLYKSRKYLQQLVENINAFKSTTFEVIFVLNGDTVSVEEDTETLNSLKKEFKYHIIESEQGASIARNKGIEAAQYSHTLLLDADDTLHPHTLFELSKHLDFANISVFHLYNVHNEKIEQDNIIEKEKNQLKGQLSSNYMKLTKILSMNGAKLIPTHYLKSVHFDETLTSGEDVVLMMEIIKRFRPIINIIDNKACIYYRHMTDQSVSRQSLSYAFNVTDRIKVLQALANLLDSEDDITIRQLIMNRMDAQAGFINKYLHYDSTVYQQVIQELQSIHSEYIPYQTVNKGLAHTLYVGYCFAPYNDTSGVIMGKRIAERKVPCDVISNNMSDVRTTDYTLNELSDPYIAKHYGINSKSSFSNYQLMNEFVQQGAKKLKNSTYKEIYSRVLWPASHLLAWKLKTNNTRWIAEFSDPVLYDIKNKQRQSKVPFTYVKKIKKQAPEKYHPYINDNLYNLVELLPFMFADEIVFTNKKQMKQMIKRFTEDIQQEIISKSVINPHPTLEAHYYEKQCALITVDKDKFNIGYFGNFYETRGLKEIQELVEQPELIEKLNQSNLPLEFHIFTSNPVNVRQMISQYEMTQVYVHEALPYFEFLNATKQFDALIVMDAHTKGIKEENPYLPSKFSDYKGSGVPVIAYCEAGSPMDEMESIQGIKIRMK; this is translated from the coding sequence ATGCGTATAAGAAAAAGAATTCAGGAAATCGATCAATTACTATCTAAAATTGAACGTAACGAACCTTTATATATTGAAGATACAGTAGAAGAAAGCGTCCAGCCAATAAAGAATAAAGGAATATCTGTTATCGTCCCTTTATATAAAAGCCGAAAATATTTGCAACAACTAGTTGAAAATATTAACGCTTTTAAAAGTACGACGTTTGAAGTTATCTTTGTGCTTAATGGAGATACAGTTTCTGTTGAAGAAGATACAGAAACCTTAAATTCACTAAAAAAAGAATTTAAGTATCACATCATTGAATCAGAGCAAGGCGCATCTATTGCACGCAATAAAGGAATAGAGGCTGCTCAATATTCTCATACATTATTACTGGATGCAGATGATACACTACATCCACACACATTATTTGAGTTAAGTAAACATCTCGATTTCGCAAATATTTCTGTATTTCATCTTTATAATGTTCATAATGAAAAAATAGAACAGGATAATATAATAGAAAAAGAAAAAAACCAGCTTAAAGGACAACTGTCATCTAACTATATGAAACTGACGAAAATATTATCAATGAACGGCGCGAAGCTGATACCGACACATTACTTAAAATCGGTCCATTTCGATGAAACACTGACATCTGGAGAAGATGTTGTACTTATGATGGAGATTATCAAGCGCTTCAGACCGATAATCAATATTATTGATAATAAAGCATGTATCTATTATAGACATATGACCGATCAATCGGTAAGCAGACAGTCGCTGAGTTATGCATTTAATGTGACAGATAGAATAAAAGTATTACAGGCACTCGCTAACTTACTCGATTCTGAAGACGATATTACTATTAGACAGCTCATCATGAACCGTATGGATGCGCAAGCTGGTTTCATCAATAAATACTTACATTATGATTCTACAGTTTATCAGCAAGTCATTCAGGAATTACAAAGCATACACTCTGAATATATTCCGTATCAAACTGTAAATAAAGGACTCGCGCATACATTATATGTCGGGTATTGCTTTGCGCCGTATAATGATACAAGCGGCGTTATTATGGGAAAACGTATTGCAGAACGCAAAGTACCATGCGATGTCATATCTAATAATATGAGTGATGTGAGAACGACAGATTACACATTGAACGAACTTTCAGACCCTTATATTGCAAAACATTATGGCATTAATAGCAAATCTTCATTTAGTAACTACCAGCTGATGAATGAATTCGTGCAGCAAGGCGCTAAAAAGCTAAAGAACAGCACATATAAAGAAATCTATTCCAGAGTACTATGGCCAGCCAGTCATCTATTAGCATGGAAACTAAAGACAAATAATACAAGATGGATTGCTGAGTTTTCCGATCCCGTACTATACGATATTAAGAACAAACAGCGACAAAGTAAAGTACCCTTTACCTATGTCAAAAAAATAAAAAAACAGGCACCAGAAAAATATCATCCATACATCAATGACAACCTATACAATCTTGTAGAACTGCTCCCATTTATGTTTGCAGATGAAATCGTATTTACTAATAAAAAGCAGATGAAACAGATGATAAAAAGATTCACAGAAGATATACAGCAAGAAATTATCTCTAAATCGGTTATTAATCCACACCCGACACTAGAAGCGCATTACTATGAAAAACAATGCGCACTGATTACAGTAGATAAAGATAAATTTAATATTGGTTATTTCGGTAATTTCTATGAAACAAGAGGACTTAAAGAAATACAAGAACTCGTTGAACAACCGGAGCTTATCGAAAAACTCAATCAATCGAACTTACCATTAGAATTTCACATCTTTACGAGCAACCCAGTAAATGTGAGACAGATGATCAGTCAATATGAAATGACGCAAGTATATGTGCATGAAGCATTACCATACTTTGAATTTTTAAATGCAACGAAACAATTCGATGCGCTTATTGTAATGGACGCACATACTAAAGGAATCAAAGAAGAGAATCCATATCTACCAAGTAAGTTTAGTGACTACAAAGGAAGCGGAGTTCCTGTAATTGCATACTGTGAAGCAGGAAGCCCGATGGATGAGATGGAATCGATTCAAGGGATAAAAATTAGAATGAAATAA